ttttttgtgtatcGCCCTCTATTTCACCTGATGATGGCAGGCTGGCTCTGGGCAGTGGTCCTCACTCCCTCCTCAATGTACTCCTGGTATTTTGAACAGGCAGCTGTGTGGCTTCTCATCTGAGAAAGGCCAACCTGAATagtgagaaaacacacatcagtaaCTGCTAGTGCACAACcaaaattatattattgttttttaaagtgtttgtaATGTTAACTCTGCCACTGTGTAGATATAAAGACTGAAGTTTAGACTCAGTATCAGTTTGTGCATATGCAGTTATGACATCTTCGGCCCCAGTGGTTGCCTTGTGCACGGTAGTGATTGGTCTAAACCCTTGCATGTTTCCAaatccaattcataacaaaccAGCAAAGGTCATTCAGATGCCTTGTATTAGCTGATGCATCATAAAACATACCTGAGCTCCACATCCCTTGCAAGCTGCCACAGATGATTGGATGAGGGCCTCAAGCTCAGCGGCTTTAGTCCAGTGGCCCAGGCCGGCCCGACATACAGCACAAACTGGCTTCTGTGGACGCAAACACTCCTGCAAACAACTCTGGCAGAACCTGACAAGAGATGGGTGAAGACGTGATGATGAACAAGGGAAACAAGTCAATGAAACTATAATCCACTTTAATTTGGCCTCTGGTGACCAGAAGGAAAAAGCTTTTTAGTATGCCAGCTATTTATAGGCTGCATTAAAATACACTATAAGAAACCATTAGCTGTCATTCGCTGGATGATCCCTGTAAAGCTCCTATCTAGAGCTTCCTGTAAATCCGATGGAAAGTCCCCACCTCAAGAGGGCGCAGGGACTTGTAGTCCTTTTAAGAGGTTTGATGAGTCCAAGCAATAGCGATTTAAACTACAACTCCCAGGTGAGGCCGCCTCTTTGatgtaaacaaaactgaaactgattCACAAAGCTTGCATTGGTTTTGCCAAATATTCAAGTGAGCAAAATAGAATTACACGGTCACAACAAAAGCAGGCACACGCATGCTCGATGTTTTGCAACTCTGGTGGCACGACATGTTTAAAAACAAGCCTTTCCCCCGTTATGTTTACCTCGTACCATTGAATCACTGGTGGTAGACGTGGGTTGAGGGGAGGACGATCGAAAAAAAAAGGTAGAATACTCACGTATGCCCGCATTGTGTTGTTACAGGACTCTCGAAAATTTCGAGACAAACTGGACAGACGAATTCCGACACGTCGTTGCTCCCGTCAGAGACGTTTTTCTTGTGCTGTGTTGCGCTAAACCCTCCGAGCATCGCCATTTCTTTTCTTCACTGACTCCGTCCCCCACCAACCGTTCCCGTAACGACGTCACCGggttctgtttctttttttatgcgCGAGGGCGGAGTTATCGCTGAAAGTACAACACATGATAACGTTTTCAAGTTATTGTATATAAACACTGTGGACaactaataaataatagtagtagtaaatatcttgttttgtctgacagtctttatatacagtctatgtccAAAACCCGCGGATATTCACAATgatatacaataaaaaaacccagtaaatcctcacattggaaaAGCAGGAACTGGagaatgttttacattaatgcttaaatgacttaaacattttttttatttaaaaaatcgTATGAACTTGGAGCATAAATACATTGAAAGGAAGGTAAACCcaatttcaaaataacaaaGTGGATCAAGTGAAGCCTTTTTTATACAACAAAAATGGTTTCCTAAAACTGGACGAATTGCTGGACGTTATTGTTGTCGGATGTATATTGACCTATATTGTTTAATTGTAGCTAAAGACAAATATTTTCTATGCGCACACACGTACCAAATGAATGACAAACTGCACGCGCGAGcttctatttttgttttccaaaaaatactgtaaattcacacacacacacacacacacagacacagacacacacacagacacacacacagacacacacacagaggtggtGGTGTAGTGGTGGGCTCTGCATCCCTTCCTCCTCCCGGCTCCTTCTCTCAAACAACACGTGGGCCCCTAATGCTGGTGAACTGTCAGCACTGAGCGCATGCGCATTAAGGTGATGGGAATTTCCAACAGCTGAGGAGGCGTAGCTAGCCACTGCTAGCACTTGTTAAAGGTAAGGTGTGCGAGTGGTGGTGTTTCTGGTTAGAAAACGGCGTGAGGGCTCTTAGCCAAAACAGAATTAGACTTGGTCATACATAAGACAAGCTacaattattttatatgtttagATACTTTACTCTAAAATCGCCAAAGAGTTCTATCTAGCGATGGACCGCCCTGCTAGCTAAAGCAATTGTTAGCTAGCCAGCTGCGCTGAAATGGGCGTTCACTGTTT
This sequence is a window from Siniperca chuatsi isolate FFG_IHB_CAS linkage group LG10, ASM2008510v1, whole genome shotgun sequence. Protein-coding genes within it:
- the rnf114 gene encoding E3 ubiquitin-protein ligase RNF114, giving the protein MAMLGGFSATQHKKNVSDGSNDVSEFVCPVCLEIFESPVTTQCGHTFCQSCLQECLRPQKPVCAVCRAGLGHWTKAAELEALIQSSVAACKGCGAQVGLSQMRSHTAACSKYQEYIEEGVRTTAQSQPAIISPVPNRFTFTCPYCNCQNLDQDGLVEHCTTHHARDARQVVCPICASMPWGDPNYRSADFFQHLKIRHTFSYDTFVDYSTDEHTMIQEALQRSLLDN